The Dehalococcoidia bacterium genomic interval AGGCGGCGCTCACCAGGCCGAGAGCCTGGCCGTCAGCTCCTCGCGGAGGCGCTCGATCAGGTCGGGCGGGACGACCAGCGAAAGCTCCGAGAGCCGCAGGTTGGCGTAGCGCAGGGCAGAGGCGCGGTCGAAGACGTCGTCGCTGTCCGCGGTCTCGGCCACAAGGGCGTCGACGAGGGCGTCGAAGCTGCGCCCGAGGGCGGCGCCCACCTCCTCGTCGGACCCGGCGCGCAGGGCATCGTCACCCAGCATTCGCGCCAACTGGGCCAGCACTTCGGGCCTGACGGCCATCGGGGTTATCGGGGGTGGATCAGGTGCGGGCTACACCGCGGATCTTGTTGTAGCAAGAGCTGCAGTAGACCGGACGGTCGCCCCGTGGGATGAAAGGGACCTCCGTCATCATGCCGCACTCGGCGCAGGCGGCTGGGTGCATCTGGCGCGGCGTCTTGCCGCCGAAGCTGGCGAATACGCCGTAACGCACGTAGCCGTCCTCTGGCTCCTGGGCCTTGGCAGTCCTGCGGGCCGTCCGGCAGCGCGGGCAGCGCGCCGGCTCGTTCTGAAGACCTTTGCCGGCGTAGAACTCCTGCTCGCCCGCCGTAAAGATGAACGTAATGCCGCAGTCCTTACAAGTAATCTCTTTGTCTACGTATGCCAACTCGTGTGCAACCTCCTTGAGCAAGACAAACCGCTGGGCATCTTAAGGATCGAGATGCGCAAGGCACAAGCCCACGCTCTCACGAATGACTT includes:
- a CDS encoding zinc-ribbon domain containing protein: MAYVDKEITCKDCGITFIFTAGEQEFYAGKGLQNEPARCPRCRTARRTAKAQEPEDGYVRYGVFASFGGKTPRQMHPAACAECGMMTEVPFIPRGDRPVYCSSCYNKIRGVART